A single genomic interval of Nocardioides palaemonis harbors:
- a CDS encoding PhoX family protein, producing MTDTTSRPLLPMAGLTHGNRSPVTCHLRCGDACSVAAPNTTDTTYFRDVAAQALRRRTVVGASLTAAALGVASTAPAAATGRGHGHGHPGGGHGGHTPRDPLAFTAIAPVATTVDDVTVPTGYEWDPIIRWGDPILRGAPRFDAAAQSPEAQAGQFGYNNDYLDIIETNRAGTRALLVCNHEYTNEAIMFPPGTDPETLVRTVWAAHGMSVVELRRRRRGDTWQYVPGARLNRRITLDTPFAVDGPAAGSDLLKTAEDPTGTRVRGTMNNCSGGTTPWGTVLSGEENFNQYFKATGTDPRETRYGLSSTQDARNWRAVDPRWDATTEGFRNEPNRFGWVVEIDPSDPRSTPVKHTAMGRFKHEGANVIVNRDGHVVAYMGDDERFDYLYRFVSRDRLQGRGGSWKRHGNRSPLADGDLSVARFTGDGLEDGVSDGTGEWIPLTKNGQSMVPGFTLEEVLVYTRLAADAVMPTKMDRPEDVQPSLHNGRIYVACTNNTDRGKVGKEGPTEPNPRAANKDGHIVEITPTGGDHTSGTFAWDLFLICGDAASAGTYFGGWTGPVSPISCPDNVAFDSVGNLWISTDGQPSSIKLSDGLFKVPVEGPERGHVQQFLAVPSGAETCGPVVHDRDGSVFVAVQHPGEDGTWDAPQSRFPDFVPAGGTALPGQFAGPRPTVVQVTRR from the coding sequence ATGACGGACACCACCTCGCGCCCGCTCCTCCCGATGGCGGGCCTCACGCACGGCAACCGCAGCCCGGTGACGTGTCACCTGCGCTGCGGCGACGCCTGCTCGGTCGCCGCGCCCAACACCACCGACACGACCTACTTCCGCGACGTCGCCGCCCAGGCCCTGCGCCGCCGCACCGTCGTCGGCGCCTCGCTGACCGCCGCGGCCCTCGGCGTCGCGAGCACCGCCCCCGCCGCCGCCACCGGTCGCGGCCACGGGCACGGCCACCCGGGTGGCGGGCACGGCGGGCACACCCCCCGCGACCCGCTGGCCTTCACCGCGATCGCCCCCGTCGCCACGACCGTCGACGACGTCACCGTGCCGACCGGCTACGAGTGGGACCCGATCATCCGGTGGGGCGACCCGATCCTCCGCGGCGCGCCGCGCTTCGACGCCGCGGCGCAGAGCCCCGAGGCGCAGGCCGGCCAGTTCGGCTACAACAACGACTACCTCGACATCATCGAGACCAACCGCGCCGGCACCCGCGCGCTGCTCGTGTGCAACCACGAGTACACCAACGAGGCGATCATGTTCCCGCCCGGCACCGACCCGGAGACGCTCGTCCGCACGGTGTGGGCCGCCCACGGCATGTCGGTCGTCGAGCTGCGCCGCCGCCGTCGCGGCGACACCTGGCAGTACGTCCCCGGCGCCCGGCTCAACCGCCGGATCACCCTCGACACGCCCTTCGCCGTCGACGGCCCGGCCGCCGGGTCGGACCTGCTGAAGACCGCGGAGGACCCCACCGGCACGCGGGTGCGGGGCACGATGAACAACTGCTCGGGCGGCACCACCCCGTGGGGGACGGTGCTGTCGGGCGAGGAGAACTTCAACCAGTACTTCAAGGCCACCGGCACCGACCCGCGGGAGACGCGCTACGGCCTGTCGTCGACCCAGGACGCCCGCAACTGGCGCGCGGTCGACCCGCGCTGGGACGCCACCACCGAGGGCTTCCGCAACGAGCCCAACCGCTTCGGCTGGGTCGTCGAGATCGACCCGTCGGACCCGCGCTCCACCCCGGTCAAGCACACCGCGATGGGCCGCTTCAAGCACGAGGGCGCCAACGTCATCGTCAACCGCGACGGCCACGTCGTGGCCTACATGGGCGACGACGAGCGCTTCGACTACCTCTACCGGTTCGTCTCCCGCGACCGCCTGCAGGGACGCGGCGGCAGCTGGAAGCGGCACGGCAACCGCTCGCCGCTCGCCGACGGTGACCTGTCGGTCGCGCGGTTCACCGGCGACGGCCTCGAGGACGGCGTCAGCGACGGCACGGGTGAGTGGATCCCGCTGACGAAGAACGGTCAGTCGATGGTCCCGGGCTTCACGCTCGAGGAGGTCCTCGTCTACACCCGGCTGGCGGCGGACGCGGTGATGCCGACCAAGATGGACCGGCCCGAGGACGTCCAGCCGAGCCTGCACAACGGCCGGATCTACGTCGCGTGCACCAACAACACCGACCGCGGCAAGGTCGGCAAGGAGGGCCCCACCGAGCCCAACCCGCGCGCGGCCAACAAGGACGGCCACATCGTCGAGATCACCCCGACCGGTGGCGACCACACCAGCGGCACCTTCGCGTGGGACCTGTTCCTCATCTGCGGCGACGCCGCCTCGGCCGGCACCTACTTCGGCGGCTGGACCGGACCGGTGTCGCCGATCTCCTGCCCCGACAACGTCGCCTTCGACAGCGTCGGCAACCTCTGGATCTCCACCGACGGCCAGCCCAGCTCCATCAAGCTCAGCGACGGCCTGTTCAAGGTGCCCGTCGAGGGCCCCGAGCGCGGCCACGTCCAGCAGTTCCTCGCCGTCCCCTCGGGCGCCGAGACCTGCGGACCGGTCGTCCACGACCGCGACGGCTCGGTCTTCGTCGCCGTCCAGCACCCGGGCGAGGACGGGACCTGGGACGCACCCCAGTCCCGCTTCCCCGACTTCGTCCCCGCGGGCGGCACGGCTCTTCCCGGCCAGTTCGCCGGTCCGCGGCCCACGGTGGTCCAGGTGACGCGCCGCTGA
- a CDS encoding esterase-like activity of phytase family protein yields MLLPRPALAALTALVLTPLTVAPAHADPGRAGGHDRGHHGSRTVDVPTLLGRATLDADFLAPGPPSGAQATPANGRTGPFPGQVVPGFSAMLDNGDGTFWAMPDNGFGTKANSADFLLRMYLVRPSFEGEGGNGTVALPDLISFSDPDHEAGFPIVNEDTDERLLTGADLDIESVVRLRDGSFLVGDEFGPFVLHFGADGVLLDAPVPLPGVRSPQDPFLGSAQPTLPASKGFEAMAYDGSRYAYPVLEGALTAETDQRVRRIQQLDTRTMRYTGRSWVYRTVEAANLVGDAFMTGRDRMLLLERDNFGGAQAVTKRVVEVDLGRTEPGGHLVAEPVLDLLDLANPDEIGEGDGYGTGDPFAFPFVSTETVVQMRDGSFVLANDTNFPGDDARVDGQPDDVEIIHVGLRRQRVRTGGPTVFAHRGASGYRPEHTVAAYELAARQCADYVEPDLVMTRDGVLVDRHEPEIGGTTDVASRPEFADRRTTKQLDGRPVTGWFVEDFTLAELKTLRAVERLPQLRPESRSFDGLYQVPTFEEVLAFARRTETCDGEPMGVIPEIKHSTYLAAAGHPAERAVLDAFARNGVRPGRTPVVIQSFEVSNLRRLDRMTRFDLVQLVDCSGAPYDQVVAGTGVTYDDLVTRAGMRGIARYADSVGLCKDRMIPRDADGSLGAPTDAIAHAHRAGLTVTGWTFRRENSFLPLEFRSSADPAAPGDLTGEIRTFLAAGMDDFFTDNPDIGAAVADSWSS; encoded by the coding sequence ATGCTCCTGCCCCGTCCGGCGCTCGCCGCCCTCACCGCGCTCGTCCTCACCCCGCTCACCGTCGCGCCCGCCCACGCCGACCCCGGACGCGCCGGTGGCCACGACCGCGGGCACCACGGGTCGCGCACCGTCGACGTCCCCACGCTGCTCGGGCGCGCCACCCTCGACGCCGACTTCCTCGCCCCGGGCCCGCCGTCCGGTGCGCAGGCCACGCCCGCCAACGGACGTACCGGCCCGTTCCCCGGCCAGGTCGTGCCCGGCTTCTCCGCCATGCTCGACAACGGCGACGGCACCTTCTGGGCGATGCCCGACAACGGCTTCGGGACGAAGGCCAACTCCGCCGACTTCCTGCTGCGGATGTACCTCGTGCGCCCGTCCTTCGAGGGCGAGGGCGGCAACGGCACCGTCGCCCTGCCCGACCTCATCTCGTTCAGCGACCCCGACCACGAGGCCGGCTTCCCGATCGTCAACGAGGACACCGACGAGCGGCTGCTGACCGGGGCCGACCTCGACATCGAGTCGGTCGTGCGCCTGCGCGACGGCAGCTTCCTGGTCGGCGACGAGTTCGGTCCTTTCGTGCTGCACTTCGGCGCCGACGGTGTGCTGCTCGACGCGCCGGTCCCGCTCCCCGGCGTGCGGTCGCCGCAGGACCCGTTCCTCGGGTCCGCCCAGCCGACCCTCCCGGCCAGCAAGGGCTTCGAGGCGATGGCCTACGACGGCTCGCGCTACGCCTACCCCGTCCTCGAGGGCGCCCTCACCGCCGAGACCGACCAGCGCGTGCGGCGCATCCAGCAGCTCGACACCCGGACCATGCGCTACACCGGCCGCTCGTGGGTCTACCGCACGGTCGAGGCCGCGAACCTCGTCGGCGACGCGTTCATGACCGGCCGCGACCGGATGCTGCTGCTCGAGCGCGACAACTTCGGCGGTGCCCAGGCGGTCACCAAGCGCGTCGTCGAGGTCGACCTCGGCCGCACCGAGCCCGGCGGCCACCTGGTCGCCGAGCCGGTCCTCGACCTGCTCGACCTCGCCAACCCCGACGAGATCGGCGAGGGCGACGGCTACGGGACCGGTGACCCTTTCGCCTTCCCGTTCGTCTCCACCGAGACCGTGGTCCAGATGCGCGACGGGAGCTTCGTCCTCGCCAACGACACCAACTTCCCCGGTGACGACGCCCGCGTCGACGGCCAGCCCGACGACGTCGAGATCATCCACGTCGGCCTGCGACGCCAGCGGGTCCGCACCGGTGGGCCGACGGTCTTCGCGCACCGCGGCGCCTCCGGCTACCGCCCCGAGCACACCGTCGCCGCCTACGAGCTCGCCGCGCGCCAGTGCGCCGACTACGTCGAGCCCGACCTCGTGATGACCCGCGACGGCGTGCTCGTCGACCGCCACGAGCCGGAGATCGGTGGCACCACCGACGTCGCGTCGCGCCCGGAGTTCGCCGACCGGCGGACGACCAAGCAGCTCGACGGCCGACCCGTCACCGGCTGGTTCGTGGAGGACTTCACCCTCGCCGAGCTCAAGACGCTCCGCGCGGTCGAGCGGCTGCCCCAGCTCCGGCCGGAGAGCCGGTCCTTCGACGGGCTCTACCAGGTGCCGACGTTCGAGGAGGTGCTCGCCTTCGCCCGCCGCACCGAGACCTGCGACGGCGAGCCGATGGGCGTCATCCCGGAGATCAAGCACAGCACCTACCTCGCCGCCGCCGGTCACCCTGCCGAGCGGGCCGTGCTCGACGCGTTCGCGCGCAACGGCGTACGCCCCGGCCGCACGCCGGTCGTGATCCAGAGCTTCGAGGTGTCCAACCTGCGCCGGCTCGACCGGATGACCCGCTTCGACCTGGTCCAGCTCGTCGACTGCTCGGGCGCGCCCTACGACCAGGTCGTCGCCGGCACCGGCGTGACCTACGACGACCTGGTCACCCGCGCCGGGATGCGCGGGATCGCGCGCTACGCCGACAGCGTGGGGCTGTGCAAGGACCGGATGATCCCCCGCGACGCCGACGGCAGCCTCGGTGCCCCGACCGACGCGATCGCCCACGCCCACCGCGCCGGGCTGACCGTCACCGGCTGGACCTTCCGGCGGGAGAACTCCTTCCTCCCGCTGGAGTTCCGCTCCTCCGCCGACCCGGCCGCGCCCGGGGACCTGACCGGCGAGATCCGCACGTTCCTCGCCGCCGGCATGGACGACTTCTTCACCGACAACCCCGACATCGGTGCCGCCGTGGCCGACTCCTGGTCGTCCTAG
- a CDS encoding endonuclease/exonuclease/phosphatase family protein has protein sequence MTSRRTLAAVATLALAGLTTPVLVAPAVAGDRDDDGRGHHHGHHHHGHGHGHGQPTDVRFSTFNASLNRTASGDLVRDLSTPGNAQAAAVAETIQRTDPDVLLVNEFDYVEGGRAAELFRDNYLEVPHHGAPAVDYPYYYVAPVNTGVPSGLDLDNSGTVGGGNDAFGFGEFPGQYGMVVYSKFPIDTRGVRTFQDFLWKDMPGALLPDDPATAAPADWYSPAELDAVRLSSKSHWDVPIRVGRSTVHFLVSHPTPPVFDGPEDRNGLRNHDEIRLWGDYVRDRADYLYDDEGRRGGLRRGSTFVIAGDQNSDPLDGDSVAGSAQQLLDNPAVNTRVTPTSDGAVEASERDGGVNLTHLGDPRFDTADFSEPPGNIRADYVLPDRATRITDAGVFWPTSTDPLFRLVGTFPFPASDHRLVWVDVRVGRGSRHRPPPSGDAQALVGTQASAPACGADLVRPMPARLRVR, from the coding sequence ATGACATCCCGACGCACCCTGGCCGCCGTCGCGACGCTCGCGCTCGCCGGCCTCACCACCCCCGTCCTCGTCGCCCCGGCCGTCGCCGGCGACCGCGACGACGACGGACGCGGGCACCACCACGGGCACCACCACCACGGCCACGGCCACGGGCACGGACAGCCCACCGACGTCCGGTTCTCGACCTTCAACGCCTCGCTCAACCGCACGGCGTCAGGCGACCTGGTCCGGGACCTGTCCACGCCCGGCAACGCGCAGGCTGCCGCAGTGGCCGAGACGATCCAGCGCACCGATCCCGACGTGCTGCTGGTCAACGAGTTCGACTACGTCGAGGGCGGACGCGCCGCCGAGCTGTTCCGCGACAACTACCTCGAGGTGCCCCACCACGGCGCTCCGGCGGTCGACTACCCCTACTACTACGTCGCGCCGGTCAACACCGGGGTGCCGAGCGGGCTCGACCTCGACAACAGCGGCACGGTCGGCGGCGGCAACGACGCCTTCGGCTTCGGGGAGTTCCCCGGCCAGTACGGCATGGTCGTCTACTCCAAGTTCCCGATCGACACCCGGGGTGTCCGGACCTTCCAGGACTTCCTCTGGAAGGACATGCCGGGCGCGCTCCTGCCCGACGACCCCGCCACCGCCGCGCCGGCGGACTGGTACTCCCCCGCCGAGCTCGACGCCGTGCGCCTGTCGTCGAAGTCGCACTGGGACGTGCCGATCCGGGTGGGCCGCTCGACCGTGCACTTCCTGGTGTCCCACCCGACGCCGCCGGTCTTCGACGGCCCGGAGGACCGCAACGGCCTGCGCAACCACGACGAGATCAGGCTCTGGGGCGACTACGTCCGTGACCGCGCCGACTACCTCTACGACGACGAGGGCAGGCGCGGCGGCCTGCGACGTGGCAGCACGTTCGTCATCGCCGGCGACCAGAACTCCGACCCCCTCGACGGCGACTCGGTGGCGGGATCGGCCCAGCAGCTGCTCGACAACCCGGCGGTCAACACCCGGGTCACCCCGACCAGCGACGGCGCGGTGGAGGCGTCCGAGCGCGACGGTGGGGTCAACCTCACCCACCTCGGCGACCCGCGGTTCGACACGGCCGACTTCTCCGAGCCGCCCGGCAACATCCGCGCCGACTACGTCCTCCCCGACCGCGCGACGCGCATCACCGACGCCGGGGTGTTCTGGCCGACGTCGACCGACCCGCTCTTCCGCCTGGTCGGCACCTTCCCGTTCCCGGCCAGCGACCACCGCCTGGTGTGGGTCGACGTCCGGGTGGGTCGCGGCTCCCGGCACAGACCTCCCCCCAGCGGAGACGCGCAGGCATTGGTGGGCACGCAGGCGTCAGCGCCCGCGTGCGGCGCAGACCTCGTCCGACCAATGCCTGCGCGTCTGCGGGTCCGATGA
- a CDS encoding bifunctional metallophosphatase/5'-nucleotidase, producing the protein MPTPTQPTPARRTVVTGAAALAAAGFVAAPTPAQAHGGRHGHHHGRPTTRLTVLGTTDLHGNVLNWDYFKNADFDNTAHDDIGLAKAATLIKAARKELRHQPVLTLDAGDTIQGTPLAYYYARIDPITGGSTHPMARAMNLVGYDAAALGNHEFNYGIDTLRTFESQLDFPLLGANAVDPATKRPVFPPYVIKRFRVKGGPHVTVGVLGLTNPGIALWDKANVEGRMEFPGLVEQARKFVPELKRRGCDVVVISAHSGADTSSSYGDALPYPENAASLVAEQVPGVDAILVGHAHKEIPQRYVTNATTGQQVLLCEPLYWGMRVAVMDLDLELHRGRWKVVATHGQTLNSNTVDGDPAVLAAVRDQHRTVVDYVNSPVGTSTTALSADRAVVEDVPIIDFVQYVQADAVKAGLSAADAALPVLSIAAPFNREASFPSGQVTVRDVAGLYIYDNTLLGVRITGAQVKDYLEYSARYFQQVSGTGPFTVEQVTRAVTPTAPNGTPDYNFDSVAGLDAPLTYEIDIAQPVGSRIVGLAYDGVPVTADQEFAMAVNNYRQSGGGGFPHVSTAPVVYNQQNEIRQLIIDWVTEHGTIDPAQFASVDWRLVSGGQPVTIS; encoded by the coding sequence ATGCCCACCCCCACCCAGCCCACCCCCGCCCGCCGCACGGTCGTGACGGGGGCTGCCGCCCTCGCCGCCGCCGGCTTCGTCGCCGCCCCCACCCCGGCGCAGGCGCACGGCGGACGGCACGGCCACCACCACGGCCGTCCGACGACCCGTCTGACCGTGCTCGGCACGACCGACCTGCACGGCAACGTCCTCAACTGGGACTACTTCAAGAACGCCGACTTCGACAACACCGCCCACGACGACATCGGGCTGGCCAAGGCCGCCACGCTGATCAAGGCCGCGCGCAAGGAGCTGCGCCACCAGCCGGTCCTCACCCTCGACGCCGGCGACACCATCCAGGGCACGCCGCTGGCCTACTACTACGCCCGGATCGACCCGATCACCGGCGGCTCGACGCACCCGATGGCCCGCGCGATGAACCTCGTCGGCTACGACGCCGCGGCGCTCGGCAACCACGAGTTCAACTACGGCATCGACACCCTGCGCACCTTCGAGTCCCAGCTCGACTTCCCGCTCCTCGGCGCCAACGCCGTCGACCCGGCCACGAAGCGTCCGGTCTTCCCGCCCTACGTCATCAAGCGCTTCCGGGTGAAGGGCGGCCCGCACGTCACCGTCGGCGTGCTCGGCCTGACCAACCCCGGCATCGCGCTGTGGGACAAGGCCAACGTCGAGGGCCGCATGGAGTTCCCCGGCCTGGTCGAGCAGGCGAGGAAGTTCGTCCCCGAGCTCAAGCGCCGCGGCTGCGACGTCGTCGTCATCAGCGCGCACAGCGGCGCTGACACCTCCTCGTCCTACGGCGACGCGCTGCCGTACCCGGAGAACGCCGCCTCGCTGGTCGCCGAGCAGGTCCCCGGCGTCGACGCGATCCTCGTCGGCCACGCGCACAAGGAGATCCCGCAGCGCTACGTCACCAACGCGACCACCGGCCAGCAGGTGCTGCTGTGCGAGCCGCTCTACTGGGGCATGCGCGTCGCGGTGATGGACCTCGACCTCGAGCTCCACCGCGGCCGCTGGAAGGTCGTCGCCACCCACGGCCAGACGCTCAACTCCAACACCGTCGACGGCGACCCGGCCGTGCTGGCCGCGGTGCGCGACCAGCACCGGACCGTCGTCGACTACGTCAACTCCCCCGTCGGCACCTCGACGACCGCCCTGTCGGCCGACCGGGCCGTCGTGGAGGACGTGCCGATCATCGACTTCGTGCAGTACGTCCAGGCCGACGCGGTGAAGGCCGGGCTGTCGGCCGCCGATGCCGCGCTGCCGGTGCTCTCCATCGCGGCGCCGTTCAACCGCGAGGCGTCGTTCCCGTCCGGCCAGGTCACCGTGCGCGACGTCGCGGGTCTCTACATCTACGACAACACCCTGCTCGGGGTGCGGATCACGGGCGCGCAGGTCAAGGACTACCTCGAGTACTCCGCCCGCTACTTCCAGCAGGTGTCCGGCACCGGCCCGTTCACCGTCGAGCAGGTCACCCGCGCCGTCACGCCCACGGCGCCGAACGGCACGCCCGACTACAACTTCGACTCCGTCGCGGGCCTCGACGCCCCCCTGACCTACGAGATCGACATCGCGCAGCCGGTCGGCTCGCGCATCGTCGGCCTCGCCTACGACGGGGTCCCGGTGACGGCCGACCAGGAGTTCGCGATGGCGGTCAACAACTACCGCCAGTCCGGCGGCGGTGGCTTCCCGCACGTGTCCACCGCCCCCGTCGTCTACAACCAGCAGAACGAGATCCGCCAGCTGATCATCGACTGGGTGACCGAGCACGGCACCATCGACCCGGCGCAGTTCGCCTCGGTCGACTGGCGCCTGGTCTCGGGTGGCCAGCCGGTCACCATCTCCTGA
- a CDS encoding ferritin-like domain-containing protein, whose product MINRSAENETDRRLFLKSAGVAGLGVVGAGALGGAAHAAPGGVSDGAVLNFALNLEYLEAEFYSYAAFGKGLDDKLTSGKGKKGGVKGGRQVSFATPAIRKYAEEIAKDEHDHVAFLRKALGGAKVARPAIDIEASFTAAARAAGLIQPGQTFDPYANEDNFLLAAYIFEDVGVTAYKGAAPLISNKTYLEAAAGILAVEAYHAGIVRTSLYSKGLQDAAKAISNARDSLDGKSNKDQGIGSAAGKANLVPTDKFGIAYSRTPGQVLNVVYLNPKSVTKGGFFPKGVNGAVNKSA is encoded by the coding sequence ATGATCAACCGGAGCGCGGAGAACGAGACCGACCGCCGCCTCTTCCTGAAGTCGGCCGGCGTCGCCGGTCTCGGCGTGGTCGGCGCAGGTGCGCTCGGCGGGGCGGCCCACGCCGCTCCCGGCGGCGTCAGCGACGGCGCGGTCCTCAACTTCGCGCTGAACCTGGAGTACCTCGAGGCCGAGTTCTACTCCTACGCCGCGTTCGGCAAGGGCCTCGACGACAAGCTGACGTCGGGCAAGGGCAAGAAGGGCGGCGTCAAGGGCGGCCGCCAGGTCTCCTTCGCCACCCCGGCGATCCGCAAGTACGCCGAGGAGATCGCCAAGGACGAGCACGACCACGTCGCCTTCCTGCGCAAGGCGCTCGGTGGCGCCAAGGTGGCCCGACCGGCCATCGACATCGAGGCCAGCTTCACCGCGGCCGCCAGGGCCGCCGGCCTGATCCAGCCCGGCCAGACCTTCGACCCGTACGCCAACGAGGACAACTTCCTCCTCGCGGCCTACATCTTCGAGGACGTGGGCGTCACGGCCTACAAGGGCGCCGCCCCGCTGATCTCCAACAAGACCTACCTCGAGGCGGCCGCCGGCATCCTCGCGGTCGAGGCCTACCACGCCGGCATCGTCCGGACGTCGCTCTACTCCAAGGGCCTGCAGGACGCCGCCAAGGCGATCTCCAACGCCCGCGACAGCCTCGACGGCAAGTCCAACAAGGACCAGGGCATCGGCTCGGCCGCGGGCAAGGCCAACCTCGTCCCGACGGACAAGTTCGGCATCGCCTACAGCCGCACGCCCGGCCAGGTGCTCAACGTGGTCTACCTCAACCCGAAGTCGGTCACCAAGGGCGGCTTCTTCCCCAAGGGCGTCAACGGCGCCGTCAACAAGAGCGCGTGA
- a CDS encoding twin-arginine translocase TatA/TatE family subunit: MFGIGLPELAVIAFFGVVLLGPDKLPGLAKQLAHGIKAARRMGDSVRDDLRSSLGEGYSDLELRDLDPRAIVRRQVEEILAERDDDEDDDTDSEDDTSLHAAPVERKTA; this comes from the coding sequence ATGTTCGGCATCGGACTCCCCGAGCTCGCCGTGATCGCCTTCTTCGGCGTGGTGCTGCTCGGTCCCGACAAGCTCCCCGGGCTGGCCAAGCAGCTGGCCCACGGCATCAAGGCCGCCAGGCGCATGGGTGACTCCGTGCGCGACGACCTCCGCTCCTCGCTCGGCGAGGGCTACTCCGACCTCGAGCTCCGCGACCTCGACCCGCGCGCGATCGTGCGCCGCCAGGTCGAGGAGATCCTCGCCGAGCGCGACGACGACGAGGACGACGACACCGACAGCGAGGACGACACCTCGCTCCACGCAGCACCCGTTGAAAGGAAGACGGCATGA
- the tatA gene encoding twin-arginine translocase TatA/TatE family subunit — protein sequence MTSTLISPLLVGGLGGMELLIILAVLVLLFGASKLPELARGSGQALRIFKAETKGLTDSDKDAATTPVAETPASEPIIVETPREHDAQRG from the coding sequence ATGACTTCCACCCTGATCTCCCCGCTGCTCGTCGGCGGACTGGGCGGCATGGAGCTGCTCATCATCCTGGCCGTGCTGGTGCTGCTCTTCGGCGCCAGCAAGCTCCCCGAGCTCGCCCGCGGCTCCGGCCAGGCACTGCGGATCTTCAAGGCCGAGACCAAGGGCCTGACCGACTCGGACAAGGACGCGGCCACGACGCCCGTCGCCGAGACGCCGGCCTCCGAGCCGATCATCGTCGAGACCCCCCGCGAGCACGACGCTCAGCGCGGCTGA
- the tatC gene encoding twin-arginine translocase subunit TatC, producing the protein MSIAGVVDVLRGPTARPGAVPGSMSLADHLREVRARLIRSALVLVVAFFVALPFYDQLLALVLGPYNQAQTLIGEDTVSTAYVAGATGPLMLNLKLCGTAALVAASPYWLWQVWAFVVPGLLPREKRWSRVFAAVAGPLFIAGVALGYYVLPKGLGVLIGFTPAGMENLVEFGDYFSFFSRMLLVFGIAVEIPFFLVLLNLAGVVSGAQLGRHRSVILMAAVVFAAVATPSTDPFSMLMLAIPMMALFVLAEVICRVIDRRRARRAPAPPPLLLSDED; encoded by the coding sequence ATGTCGATCGCCGGCGTCGTGGACGTGCTCCGCGGACCCACCGCCCGCCCGGGCGCGGTCCCGGGGAGCATGTCCCTGGCCGACCACCTCCGCGAGGTGCGGGCCAGGCTGATCCGCTCCGCCCTCGTCCTCGTGGTGGCGTTCTTCGTCGCGCTGCCCTTCTACGACCAGCTCCTCGCGCTGGTCCTCGGGCCCTACAACCAGGCCCAGACCCTCATCGGCGAGGACACCGTCAGCACCGCGTACGTCGCGGGCGCCACGGGTCCGCTGATGCTCAACCTCAAGCTGTGCGGGACGGCCGCCCTCGTGGCGGCCAGCCCGTACTGGCTGTGGCAGGTGTGGGCGTTCGTCGTCCCGGGGCTGCTGCCGCGCGAGAAGCGGTGGTCGCGGGTCTTCGCGGCGGTGGCAGGGCCGCTGTTCATCGCCGGCGTCGCGCTGGGCTACTACGTGCTGCCGAAGGGCCTCGGCGTCCTCATCGGCTTCACCCCGGCCGGCATGGAGAACCTCGTCGAGTTCGGCGACTACTTCTCCTTCTTCAGCCGGATGCTGCTCGTCTTCGGCATCGCCGTCGAGATCCCGTTCTTCCTGGTGCTGCTCAACCTCGCGGGCGTCGTCTCGGGAGCCCAGCTGGGCCGGCACCGCTCGGTCATCCTCATGGCAGCGGTGGTCTTCGCCGCCGTCGCGACGCCCTCCACCGACCCGTTCTCGATGCTCATGCTCGCGATCCCGATGATGGCGCTCTTCGTCCTCGCCGAGGTCATCTGCCGGGTCATCGACCGGCGACGCGCCCGCAGGGCACCGGCGCCGCCTCCCCTCCTGCTGAGCGACGAGGACTGA